The DNA sequence AATCCAGTGCAGCGTCAAATCGGGCGAAGCAATGGTCCCACAGGCACTTTCTGATGCGCGTGCGACATTCATCTACGAGTTCCTCATAAACAAAGGAATCAAGGAAGAACGCCTTAATGCTAAAGGCTATGGGTTGCAATTGCCCGCAAATGTCCGTGGACATGCAAAATTGAATCCCGTAGGAGTCAGACTGCTGCCGTACAACATGAAGGAAGAGTAGTTTTTAGCTGGCTGAGCTTAAACTAGTCTTTATCATTTTTGTTGAACACGAAAGCGATGATTAGCGCAACAATAAAATAAAGCGCTACCGCAGAAAGAAGCCCAAGAATCTCCGAGCCAGAAAGCGTCTCCACCTTGATGTAAAGGAGAACAGAACACGGCATAGCGAGTAAAAAAAGGATTCCTGGGATTTTCTGATTCATAGAATGTAAGATAGAAAATTGAATCGTCGTCTTTTGACAAGAAGACGATAACCTACTTCATCTTGATAATGTATCTGCCCTTGGGAAGGTTATTAAACTCAATATCGGTACCGTAAGCTTTTTTATGGGAGACAATTTGCCCCATCGGATTCAAGAGGTAAGCCTGATGAACGCCAGCGTTATCGAAGTGTACGCGGTAACCGTTAGGAATCTTGGATACCTTGTAGTTCAATGATGGACGAACTGTCGGAAGCGCTACAGAAGATTCGCTCGAACTGCTCACAGCAATTTCACTAGAGCTGGATTCGGCCGGAACGCTGCTAGAGCTTGACGCCGGAATGTTCGACTTGAACATAATGTTTCCGACAACGGTTTCGCCCGCAAGACCGCTTGCTGTCAGGTAAAAGTCCTTAATGCCGTTTACTTTAATCGTTCCGCAGCTTGCTTCGGACCAGCCGTTTGCAGAAGCTTTGGCAGTCGAGAGGTCGCATTCGGCAAGGACGGTTCCGTCCTTTTTGCCGTCGCGAATAGCAAGCTTGCCTGCGGCTGCGTTTTTCACCTGAATAGAGACGTTCGTATTGCTCTTGAGAGAATCCGTCACGACGTTTTCGAAAATCGCATAGCCACCGTCCTTGATGGCAAATTCATCCTTGTCGGTGAGGCGTACGCGGATGCCGTTGTCAAAGCCATTTGCCGGAATCGTATCGCGAATCACGCGCAAGAAGTCGATGCGGTCAAGTTCCGAGAAGAATCCATTCGGCTGCGGCTCGATTTCAATGAAGTTGCCACCGCGCTTGAGCGTAGCCGGAATCATCGCGACAGACTTTTCCGGGAACGTGCCCCAGGAACCTGTCGGCGGAAGCGTTACGGTTTGCGACTTGCCATTGACTGTGACTTTGTGCGTAGCATCGCCTTCGCCGCCGTTTGCATAGCGGTAACGCAACAGGTACTCACCAGCCTGCATGATGTTCATCGGCAAGCGAATCTTGGAACCTGCGGTATTGATATAAGCAAGATATTCGCCATTCGAAGCAGTATTGCTGCGCGTAATTGCAAGATCGCCCGAAACAGCTCGCGTCAAAACGCCGTGTTCGACTTCGGCACTCAAATAACGCCCGAGGAAGGGCTGTCCCATCTCAGCCCAATTGTCATCCGTAAAGACCACATCGCGAATATGGATGTGGTTGAACTTGTCACCATTGAGATCGTAATAGTGGTGCACAAAGCGTACACGGTTCAAGTCCTGGAATGCTTCGCCGCCGCCCGGACCCACGTAACGGCCATAGCGTTCCATAAGGATTGTGCCTCCGCCATTAGCCATATCGTAACCCGCACGGTCCTTATACGGACCCGTTACCTTATCTGCACGTCCATAAGCTGTTTTGTAAGTCGTCTTTTCAATATCATTGCCCTGCTGGCAGCAAATATCCCAAGCCGTAAACAAGAAATACTGGCCACCGTGTTCAATCAAGCTCGGACCTTCTTCGGCACCGTTACTGGCCTTGCTCGTGCGGCGAGCAATGTTGTAAACAGTTTTGTCATCGTTTGCCTGATAGCCCGTCTTTGCATCCAACTTAATCAACTGGATTCCAAGTCCGAACGAGCCAAACGCCATCCAGTAATTGCCCTCGGTATCGCGAACGACATCGGCATCAATCGCATTGTACTTGTCCGACGCCACCGTATGGAAAACATGGCCATGGTCTGTCCAGCCGTAGCCCGTTGTGCCAGGCATGATCGACTTTGTGGACTGATAACCGATAGCAGACGTGCGCTTGCCGAAAACGGAGACGCAGTAATACACGCGATATTCGCCGTTCATGTAGTAAACGTCAGGCGCCCAAATGCCTTCGGTCGTTGGCGCATACGTGTAAGCCCACTGCGGGATTTTACTCACCGTTGACTTGTGGTCACGCCAGGTGTAGGCATCTTCGGATGTCCACAGTTGCAAATTATTGTTTGTGCTCATGAGGGCGTAACCGTCTTCAAAGCGCACCATGCTCGGGTCATGACCCGGCTGCAAGTTGTCCTTGGCGTACCAATCGGCAGCCGAAACCGCAGAGACGCCAAAGGCGCCAATCGTTGCGAGAGTCGCGCATTTCACGAAAGCAACGAGAGTCGCGCCGTTCACAAGATTCGTAAAATTCAAAACCTTCATTTCCATACTCCTTAAAAATTCAATCTAATAAAACTTTACTGGATCCTTCCGCCTTCGGCGTCAGGATGACGGTGGGGCAAGACTTCACTGGATGGGGCATAGCCCCTACTCCTTGGCTCGGTTATAAAAATGAGTGAACTCATTTTTGCAACACTCGCCTTCTGAGTAGTCTTCGCTTCGCTCAGGATGACGGAGAAGCAAGCAATCATCTTACCAAAACCTTTGCGGTGGTGAGGACGGTGCGGACAAAGTACATTCCCGAATGGACGGAACGCACTTGGATTTCACGGCCATAACCACGACGCACAACAACACCGTTCACATCAAGCAAAGCCCAAGACGCATCAACGGCCAAACGAATCACGCGAGCAGATGCATCGTAGCGAACCTGCTGCAAAGCCGGCGCATTCAACGCATCCATAAAACCGCGCGAGCCATGCGCAATCCCTGTTGTCCCACCATTGCCGGAATCTGTCGGCGGTTCAACCTTCGGCAGTTCCGCTTTCGTAAATTGCACCTTCTGGTTATCCGTTCCCGTGCGAACCCACGTGATAACCGGCATCCCGACGTCCTTCGAAATGTTCAGTACATCGCCAAGATAATCGCTATCGTAATCCGCAAACAGATAATAGCCCTTTTCCTTCGATGCGTTTTCGATACGGATTTCGCAAGGCGTCGATTTAGTCGTTACAGTATCCAAGAGCGTTTTGGACGGGCAATAATAGCGGCCCGTTGCAAAATTTTTAAGCGTGTAATAACGCGCCGAATCGCCATTCGCAAGCACCCAAAGCTGCGCTTCGTTCTTTTCGTCCGCAACCTGCTGCACCACGATACCATCTTTATCTTCAAGAGCCAAATTGCTGTGCGAAACCGTCAAGCGATAACCGCCTTCTTCGATAAGCGCGTTGTTGACCGGATCGACGCCATCCGTATGCTTGATTTTCTGGATTAAGCCATCGCGGTCGTAATAGAGGTAATCGATATTCACGGAACGGCGGTACGTCCAGCCGCCCGGAGAATTTGCGCCATGGTACATGAAATACCAATGCCCGAGATACTTGAAAATCGCCTGATGGTTCGTCTCGGAATTATCCATTTTGTCGTTGATGACGCCTTTTTGCGTCCA is a window from the Fibrobacter sp. UWB4 genome containing:
- a CDS encoding family 43 glycosylhydrolase gives rise to the protein MGTRLSVFFTKLECAVLGVFCLFGVQSAFAANPLTTDFYSADAAALVHNDSLFIFAGHDEQGPQGNNNKAFIMNDWHVLVTDDMEHYHDYGAVLSVKTFKWANASAFAGHCEYRNGKFYWYVAVHHGTIKENGSEGFAIGVAVADHPSGPWKDAIGQALITDNTPNDVKLNIDPAIFYDGDDIWMYWGSWNAGRRVKLKENMIELAGTPEDIKIKDFFEAPWMHYFRGNYYFSYASGYPSTTNYSMAPSLNGPWTQKGVINDKMDNSETNHQAIFKYLGHWYFMYHGANSPGGWTYRRSVNIDYLYYDRDGLIQKIKHTDGVDPVNNALIEEGGYRLTVSHSNLALEDKDGIVVQQVADEKNEAQLWVLANGDSARYYTLKNFATGRYYCPSKTLLDTVTTKSTPCEIRIENASKEKGYYLFADYDSDYLGDVLNISKDVGMPVITWVRTGTDNQKVQFTKAELPKVEPPTDSGNGGTTGIAHGSRGFMDALNAPALQQVRYDASARVIRLAVDASWALLDVNGVVVRRGYGREIQVRSVHSGMYFVRTVLTTAKVLVR
- a CDS encoding family 43 glycosylhydrolase, producing the protein MEMKVLNFTNLVNGATLVAFVKCATLATIGAFGVSAVSAADWYAKDNLQPGHDPSMVRFEDGYALMSTNNNLQLWTSEDAYTWRDHKSTVSKIPQWAYTYAPTTEGIWAPDVYYMNGEYRVYYCVSVFGKRTSAIGYQSTKSIMPGTTGYGWTDHGHVFHTVASDKYNAIDADVVRDTEGNYWMAFGSFGLGIQLIKLDAKTGYQANDDKTVYNIARRTSKASNGAEEGPSLIEHGGQYFLFTAWDICCQQGNDIEKTTYKTAYGRADKVTGPYKDRAGYDMANGGGTILMERYGRYVGPGGGEAFQDLNRVRFVHHYYDLNGDKFNHIHIRDVVFTDDNWAEMGQPFLGRYLSAEVEHGVLTRAVSGDLAITRSNTASNGEYLAYINTAGSKIRLPMNIMQAGEYLLRYRYANGGEGDATHKVTVNGKSQTVTLPPTGSWGTFPEKSVAMIPATLKRGGNFIEIEPQPNGFFSELDRIDFLRVIRDTIPANGFDNGIRVRLTDKDEFAIKDGGYAIFENVVTDSLKSNTNVSIQVKNAAAGKLAIRDGKKDGTVLAECDLSTAKASANGWSEASCGTIKVNGIKDFYLTASGLAGETVVGNIMFKSNIPASSSSSVPAESSSSEIAVSSSSESSVALPTVRPSLNYKVSKIPNGYRVHFDNAGVHQAYLLNPMGQIVSHKKAYGTDIEFNNLPKGRYIIKMK